The genomic stretch GGATAATGGCCATGCTAGAAAGTGGTCATGAAGCAAAAGCGGCACTATCTCCGTTGGATACTACTTCTTTCTTTTTAGGATTGATCCTTATCGTGGTCGGAACAGGATTGCTCAAACCCAATATCAGTTCGATTGTTGGACAGCTTTATCATGAAGGAAGTTCCAAACGGGATGCAGGATTTAGTATCTTTTACATGGGGATTAATATTGGAGGATTTATTGCGCCGATTATCTGTAGTACGTTTGCTGAGGTAGATTGGCATTTAGGATTTGGAGTGGCTGGTTTTGGTATGATCCTGGGATTGATCCAGTACCGGTTGACCTCAGGTACCCTTAAGGGTAAAGGCGAACTGTCCGATCCAGAATCTGATGCGGAAGTAGCCCACCGACGTCGCTTAAGGATGTTTACTTTTCTTACGATTATTGTGCTTTCGATGGTACTCTTTTTGATGTTTCAGGGAGTAATTGCCATTGATGCCGCAGTGATAGCTGATGCTTCATATAAAGTAATTGCAATAGTGGCGGCGGCTTTCTTTATATATGTGTTGCTTTTTGGTGGATTAAATACAGATGAGAAAAAGAAGGTAGGAGTGATCGCTATATTGCTTTGTTTTGGCGCATTATTTTGGTCCGGTTTTGAGCAGGCAGGTTCTACATTAAATCTTTTTGCGGATAGGTTTACCAATCGCGAAGTGTTTGGATGGGAAATTCCGGCTGGTTATTTCCAATCTGCAAACTCCATGTTTATCATTATTTTTGCACCAATCTTTGCTGCGCTATGGGTATGGTTGGCAAAGAGGCACCTAGAACCGAGTTCTCCGATAAAATTTGCTTTTGGGCTGATCTTGTTGGGGATAGGGTTTTTAGTAATGTATTTTGCTGCCAAAGTGGCTGCAGCTGGAAATATGGCCGCACCTACTTGGTTAATGTTTACCTATTTGTTTCATACGTTTGGAGAATTGAGCTTGAGCCCAGTGGGCTTGAGTCTGACCACTAAGCTGGCGCCTAAGA from Echinicola soli encodes the following:
- a CDS encoding peptide MFS transporter: MLQNEESNNQQLDRGFDGPSMFGHPRGLMTLFFTEMWERFSYYGMRALLILFMTTAVIDGGLGFDDKTSGAIYGLYTMGVYLLALPGGWLADRLFGLKKSVWYGGIIIALGHFTMGLPGIMAMLESGHEAKAALSPLDTTSFFLGLILIVVGTGLLKPNISSIVGQLYHEGSSKRDAGFSIFYMGINIGGFIAPIICSTFAEVDWHLGFGVAGFGMILGLIQYRLTSGTLKGKGELSDPESDAEVAHRRRLRMFTFLTIIVLSMVLFLMFQGVIAIDAAVIADASYKVIAIVAAAFFIYVLLFGGLNTDEKKKVGVIAILLCFGALFWSGFEQAGSTLNLFADRFTNREVFGWEIPAGYFQSANSMFIIIFAPIFAALWVWLAKRHLEPSSPIKFAFGLILLGIGFLVMYFAAKVAAAGNMAAPTWLMFTYLFHTFGELSLSPVGLSLTTKLAPKKFQGQMMGMWFLSVALGNLVAGIIAGEASGGTKESVAEMPDQYMLIVMVSVGAGLVLMMITKPIRKLMGNVR